From one Dermacentor andersoni chromosome 1, qqDerAnde1_hic_scaffold, whole genome shotgun sequence genomic stretch:
- the LOC126545853 gene encoding uncharacterized protein, with product MDHQRRGTVRSMHGGGRSRRPSSAVDSKYPSMDRSCAIILMYGIYFCYVLACFGAMLAVAGLMLHISSEQPGAHDKGKIIAGTGIGICAVCFVIAFYCRSVRLDEQIMETIKETTDDREWSVFKNPKAGWWHMRYGMADQSSIRSSATIQCNVRPDSAASTSSVVVYYQTKGHETTPSEASPSHSNRIKCSTDRL from the coding sequence ATGGACCACCAGCGACGGGGCACCGTGCGCTCCATGCACGGGGGCGGCCGGTCGCGGCGGCCCTCGTCAGCCGTGGACTCCAAGTACCCGAGCATGGACCGCTCATGCGCCATCATCCTCATGTACGGCATCTACTTCTGCTACGTGCTGGCCTGCTTCGGTGCCATGCTGGCGGTGGCCGGCCTCATGTTGCACATCTCGAGCGAGCAGCCTGGCGCGCATGACAAGGGCAAGATCATCGCAGGCACGGGCATCGGCATCTGCGCCGTGTGCTTCGTGATCGCCTTCTACTGCCGCTCAGTGCGGCTGGACGAGCAGATCATGGAGACCATCAAGGAGACGACAGACGACCGCGAGTGGTCTGTCTTCAAGAACCCCAAGGCCGGCTGGTGGCACATGCGCTATGGCATGGCCGACCAGAGCTCCATCCGCTCCAGTGCCACCATTCAGTGCAATGTGCGGCCAGATTCGGCTGCCTCCACTTCGTCTGTTGTAGTCTACTACCAGACCAAGGGCCACGAGACTACGCCCTCCGAGGCTAGCCCCAGCCACTCGAACAggatcaagtgcagcacggacaGACTctga